A stretch of Imperialibacter roseus DNA encodes these proteins:
- a CDS encoding circularly permuted type 2 ATP-grasp protein, whose translation MIKSYLADRTNSNEPFFDEMTTPDGKVWPHWEKLANAYEKLGIERMEQRNKEVGQQLRENGVTYNVYGDPNGMNRPWNLDPVPMVFSQSEWEVIEKGLSQRTELFNIILSDIYGERKLIRDGLIPFEMIYNHQGFLRQADKIRIPGPQQLVQYSADLARGPNGKMWVLHDRTDAPSGAGYSLENRAAMTRVFPDMIRENQVRKISSYYQTLKNTLSTLSWKNKENPRIVMLSPGPSNETFFEHAYLSSFMGFTLVFAQDLTMSDGYIWLKTLKGLEKVDVIVRRVDDVFCDPLEFRADSHLGVVGLMEAVRQKNVMVINPLGCRILENPGLMAFLPKLSRNVLQQELILPSVATWWCGQEKEKKYVLENIDKLIIRMIYRNDKNKSVYGGELSKREIEQLKEEIKVRPYLFVGQEMVDFSTTPSLIDGKLEARNAVFRSYVVADSENETYYVMPGGLSRSSPKKGVFIVSNQSGGISKDTWVLGHAKEQVQVNRPPVIVQQTENILPSRTGENLFWLGRYLERTVSTIRLMRIVLRKFNETDDEVNIEHDQTLVTLLKGLTSLTSTQPGFHDKRVLKDPEKELYSLAIDQNRFGSLAHSLKSFLSNGYAIRDRLSLDTWRILDLISEEWEIMKMNGTNLRGIYHRLDHLIVHMMAFNGLNIDNMTRESTWRLLNIGRFIESSIGTCLMLQATLSAKSTSDQEKSLIELILMSNESLVTYRYRYRSNLEVLGVLNLLLADDRNPRAIVYMIERIDDHLKQLPSLGIGTGLSPARKKLLEALSKVRLVDLDELAELKPDADTRKELKQFLGDIIQLLQQASTLIYESYFSHTQSQYGFVKANRLPEI comes from the coding sequence ATGATTAAATCGTACCTGGCAGACAGAACGAATTCCAATGAGCCGTTCTTTGATGAGATGACCACGCCCGATGGCAAGGTGTGGCCTCACTGGGAAAAGCTGGCCAATGCCTATGAAAAGCTGGGCATTGAGCGGATGGAGCAGCGGAACAAGGAAGTGGGGCAGCAGCTCAGGGAAAATGGGGTGACCTACAATGTGTATGGCGACCCCAACGGGATGAACCGCCCGTGGAATCTCGACCCGGTTCCCATGGTGTTCAGTCAGAGCGAATGGGAGGTCATAGAGAAAGGCCTTTCTCAAAGAACCGAGCTATTCAATATTATCCTTTCAGATATCTACGGTGAAAGAAAGCTGATCAGAGACGGGTTGATTCCTTTCGAAATGATTTATAACCACCAGGGTTTTCTCCGCCAGGCAGATAAAATTCGCATACCCGGGCCCCAACAGCTGGTGCAATACTCGGCCGACCTTGCCCGTGGCCCCAATGGAAAAATGTGGGTACTCCACGACCGAACCGATGCTCCTTCCGGAGCAGGGTATTCCCTGGAAAACAGGGCTGCCATGACCAGGGTGTTCCCCGACATGATCAGGGAAAACCAGGTAAGGAAAATCTCGTCTTACTATCAAACGCTCAAGAACACGCTCTCAACACTGTCGTGGAAAAACAAGGAGAACCCGAGGATTGTGATGCTTTCTCCCGGCCCTTCGAACGAGACATTCTTTGAGCATGCCTACCTTTCTTCTTTCATGGGCTTCACCCTGGTGTTTGCTCAGGACTTGACCATGAGCGACGGCTACATCTGGCTGAAAACGCTGAAGGGCCTGGAGAAGGTGGATGTGATTGTAAGGAGGGTGGACGACGTATTTTGTGATCCGCTTGAATTCAGGGCCGACTCGCACTTGGGGGTCGTTGGGCTTATGGAGGCGGTGAGGCAGAAAAACGTGATGGTGATCAATCCCCTTGGCTGCCGCATCCTCGAAAACCCTGGTTTGATGGCGTTTTTGCCAAAACTAAGCAGGAACGTATTGCAACAGGAGTTGATACTGCCGTCGGTAGCGACCTGGTGGTGTGGACAGGAAAAGGAAAAGAAGTACGTCCTGGAGAATATCGATAAGCTGATCATCAGGATGATCTACCGAAATGACAAAAATAAGTCGGTGTATGGAGGGGAGCTGAGCAAAAGGGAAATTGAGCAGCTAAAAGAAGAAATCAAGGTCAGGCCGTACCTCTTCGTTGGGCAGGAAATGGTTGATTTTTCAACTACCCCGTCGCTCATTGACGGAAAGCTGGAGGCTAGAAATGCTGTATTCAGAAGCTATGTAGTCGCCGATTCTGAAAACGAAACCTACTACGTCATGCCGGGAGGGCTGTCACGCAGCTCACCTAAAAAAGGTGTTTTTATTGTTTCTAACCAATCGGGAGGTATTAGTAAAGACACCTGGGTGCTGGGTCATGCCAAAGAGCAGGTGCAGGTGAATAGGCCGCCTGTCATTGTGCAGCAAACGGAGAACATATTACCAAGCCGAACCGGAGAAAATCTGTTTTGGCTGGGGCGCTATTTGGAGCGGACTGTCAGCACCATCAGGCTGATGAGGATTGTGCTGCGAAAGTTCAATGAAACGGACGATGAGGTCAACATCGAGCATGATCAAACCCTCGTTACACTGCTGAAGGGGCTTACTTCCCTCACAAGTACGCAGCCGGGCTTTCACGACAAAAGGGTACTCAAAGACCCCGAAAAGGAGCTCTATTCATTGGCCATTGATCAAAACCGATTTGGGTCACTCGCTCATTCGCTAAAGTCTTTCCTGTCTAATGGCTATGCCATCAGGGACCGACTCAGTCTGGATACCTGGCGTATCCTGGATTTGATTTCTGAGGAATGGGAGATTATGAAAATGAATGGCACCAACCTGAGAGGAATCTATCACCGCCTTGATCATTTGATTGTGCATATGATGGCCTTCAACGGCCTCAATATTGACAACATGACCAGGGAGTCTACCTGGAGGCTGCTTAATATAGGGCGTTTCATTGAGTCGTCTATTGGTACCTGCCTGATGCTGCAGGCTACTTTGTCGGCCAAATCCACTTCTGATCAGGAAAAATCGCTCATCGAGCTGATTCTGATGAGCAACGAAAGCCTGGTGACCTACCGGTACCGCTATCGGTCCAACCTGGAAGTGCTGGGAGTACTGAACCTGTTGCTGGCCGACGACAGAAATCCCCGGGCCATTGTGTACATGATTGAACGTATCGATGATCACCTGAAGCAATTGCCGTCTTTGGGCATTGGCACCGGTTTAAGCCCGGCCCGAAAGAAGCTTTTGGAAGCCCTATCAAAAGTCAGGCTTGTTGATCTCGATGAGTTAGCCGAACTGAAGCCCGACGCTGACACACGCAAGGAATTAAAGCAGTTCCTGGGCGATATCATTCAGCTCTTGCAGCAAGCTTCCACTTTGATATACGAAAGCTATTTCAGTCACACCCAAAGCCAGTATGGTTTTGTTAAAGCCAACAGGTTGCCAGAGATTTAA
- a CDS encoding efflux RND transporter periplasmic adaptor subunit produces the protein MKKILIIAVIVVAGGLVFFLTRNGNGEAVTPVAVTSPSKGLAAEVILVKDTTLEEMVNVLGTIYANEEVEVASEVAGRLVRINFSEGQLVRKGQLLFKLDDSELQGRLKILEARKNFVSSSVKRMEALYKAEAVSREEYENELNSQEVLDAEIDLIQIQIGKTGILAPFDGKTGIRRISPGAYVNPNTTLVHLEDMGKVKIEFPLPEKYASKIKSGDKVTFTVENDSRTYEGTVNVVDPKIDQTTRSLFVRAVAENKDFMLVPGSSASVTVPIGGEENTLLVPSQALIPNLSGYTVYTVRNGKSVQTTVTVGLRTSNSVQITSGLSKGDTVMTTNLLRVKEGLVIDPVVAND, from the coding sequence ATGAAGAAAATTCTAATAATCGCAGTTATTGTAGTGGCCGGAGGGTTGGTATTCTTTCTCACACGTAACGGAAATGGAGAGGCAGTAACGCCTGTTGCCGTCACCTCGCCAAGCAAAGGATTGGCGGCTGAGGTAATTCTTGTGAAAGACACCACGCTGGAAGAAATGGTCAACGTGTTGGGGACCATATATGCCAATGAAGAAGTAGAGGTTGCCAGTGAAGTGGCAGGTCGGTTGGTAAGGATCAACTTTTCAGAAGGCCAGTTGGTCAGGAAAGGACAACTCCTTTTCAAACTCGACGACTCGGAGCTACAGGGGCGATTGAAAATACTGGAAGCTCGTAAGAACTTTGTAAGCTCATCTGTAAAGCGGATGGAAGCGCTTTACAAAGCAGAGGCGGTGAGTCGTGAGGAATACGAAAACGAATTGAACTCCCAGGAAGTGCTTGATGCAGAAATCGATTTGATTCAAATTCAAATAGGGAAAACAGGCATTTTGGCACCTTTTGATGGCAAAACAGGGATAAGAAGGATTAGTCCGGGCGCCTACGTGAACCCAAACACAACGCTCGTCCACCTGGAGGACATGGGCAAAGTGAAAATAGAGTTTCCGCTTCCGGAAAAATATGCGAGCAAGATAAAGTCGGGTGACAAGGTCACATTTACGGTCGAAAATGATAGCCGCACCTATGAGGGCACTGTTAACGTGGTTGACCCAAAAATTGACCAGACAACGAGAAGTCTCTTTGTAAGAGCCGTTGCCGAAAACAAAGATTTTATGCTGGTGCCAGGTTCGTCTGCGTCGGTGACTGTGCCCATAGGTGGCGAAGAAAACACACTTTTGGTGCCTTCTCAGGCGCTTATCCCTAACCTTTCGGGTTATACTGTGTACACAGTAAGGAACGGGAAGTCGGTGCAAACCACGGTGACTGTTGGTTTGAGGACCAGCAATTCGGTACAAATCACTTCCGGCCTGAGCAAAGGCGACACGGTGATGACGACCAACTTGCTGCGAGTGAAAGAAGGTCTGGTGATTGATCCTGTTGTTGCTAACGATTAA
- a CDS encoding transglutaminase family protein gives MSVRVAIRHYTSYKYERQIELSAQVIRLRPAPHSRTMIKGYSLNIEPKNHFINWQQDPFGNYLARIVFPEKVDHFIVDVEVIAEMVVINPFDFFVEEYAEKFPFQYEASLQKQLQPYLEVTENDAVLNDWIAKAKQKITKDMITVDVLVMLNQMLSQDIAYRIRMEPGVQSCQETLTLKSGSCRDSAWLLVQILRHLGLASRFASGYLVQLKADQKSLEGPSGPEEDFTDLHAWTEVYIPGAGWVGLDPTSGLFAGEGHIPLACTPDPQSAAPISGAAESVKTEFHFENKVTRIHESPRVTKPYSDAQWEQILAIGDQVDAEFVANDVRLTMGGEPTFVAMDNNEAPEWNTDADGEHKRKLSNELFHKLKDQFGNGALMQYGQGKWYPGEPLPRWKLACFWRKDGLPLWHNDKLMADLSKDYKLTHEDAGKFINTLTESLHLDPEKIHPGYEDPFYFAWEESQVPVNVDPLKKDLKSSLERQKLAELLSQGMDNPVAFTVPLQWDFESQNWQSCRWEFRRKHLFLIPGNSPAGLRLPLKSIQHFDEDKLEVRPERSLFEEVNALPAIGDVKAEFVKEEKGFNNDKVIFKTALGVEIRQGKLFVFLPPVTHFEHYMLLVSAIEQTAEKLQLPVLIEGYDPPSDNRIQKLMITPDPGVIEVNIHPASSWKELKDNYDILYQKAAETKLVTEKFNLDGRHTGTGGGNHVTLGGVTPADSPLLRRPDVLKSFITYWQHHPALSYLFSTQFIGPTSQAPRVDEGRDEILYELELAFQQVPDMKEDDVPYWLVDRIFRNLLVDITGNTHRAEFCIDKLYSPDSSSGRLGILEFRGFDMPPHYRMSMVQFLLIRTLLSWFWKTPYNHKLVRWGTSLHDKFMLPHYCYKDMTEVVNDLKNAGYNFDVSWFDPFFAFRFPFLGELQVDDIHVELKMGIEPWHVLGEEMSNSGTARFVDSSLERLQVKITGLTESRYKLLCNGFAIPLKNTGTQGEYVAGIRYRAWAPPSALHPTLGVDTPLVIDIYDTWTKKSVAACQYHVAHPGGRNYATFPVNSYEAEARRVSRFFDFGHSINMVEPTVMQPQAAGRFVTKINILPTYDIKIEEVNQDYPNTMDLRRYKGRK, from the coding sequence ATGTCCGTAAGAGTTGCCATCCGCCACTATACTAGTTACAAGTACGAAAGACAGATCGAACTTTCGGCACAGGTGATCAGGCTCAGGCCTGCCCCGCATTCCCGCACAATGATCAAAGGATATTCCCTGAACATTGAGCCAAAAAACCATTTTATCAACTGGCAGCAAGACCCTTTCGGTAATTACCTGGCCAGGATCGTTTTTCCTGAAAAGGTGGATCATTTCATTGTCGACGTGGAAGTGATCGCTGAAATGGTGGTCATCAACCCGTTCGATTTTTTTGTTGAAGAATATGCAGAGAAGTTTCCTTTTCAATATGAGGCGTCGCTTCAAAAGCAGCTGCAGCCTTATTTGGAGGTGACTGAGAATGATGCAGTTCTGAACGACTGGATAGCGAAGGCGAAGCAGAAGATCACAAAGGACATGATCACTGTTGACGTGCTGGTGATGCTCAATCAAATGCTCAGCCAGGACATCGCCTACCGGATCAGGATGGAGCCCGGCGTGCAAAGTTGCCAGGAGACACTAACGCTAAAGTCTGGCTCCTGCAGGGATTCCGCATGGTTGCTCGTTCAGATTTTGCGCCACCTGGGGCTGGCTTCACGCTTTGCTTCCGGTTATCTGGTGCAGCTGAAGGCTGATCAAAAGTCGTTGGAGGGCCCATCCGGGCCTGAGGAGGATTTCACCGACTTGCATGCCTGGACAGAGGTGTATATACCCGGTGCCGGTTGGGTAGGGCTGGATCCCACATCGGGCTTATTTGCTGGCGAGGGCCATATTCCCCTGGCCTGCACCCCTGACCCACAAAGTGCTGCACCAATTTCTGGTGCTGCCGAGTCAGTGAAGACAGAGTTTCACTTCGAAAACAAAGTAACCCGCATTCACGAAAGCCCGAGGGTGACCAAGCCGTACTCTGATGCGCAATGGGAGCAAATACTGGCCATTGGCGATCAGGTCGATGCAGAGTTTGTAGCCAACGATGTGCGGCTGACCATGGGAGGGGAGCCCACCTTTGTGGCCATGGACAACAACGAAGCGCCCGAGTGGAACACTGACGCCGATGGAGAACACAAGCGTAAGCTGTCCAATGAGCTTTTTCACAAGCTGAAAGATCAGTTTGGCAATGGTGCGCTCATGCAGTACGGGCAGGGCAAGTGGTACCCCGGGGAGCCTTTACCCCGCTGGAAACTGGCTTGTTTCTGGAGGAAGGATGGCCTTCCGCTCTGGCACAACGACAAGCTTATGGCTGACCTGAGCAAAGACTACAAGCTCACCCATGAAGATGCCGGCAAATTCATTAACACGTTAACAGAGTCGCTCCACCTGGATCCTGAGAAGATTCACCCGGGCTATGAAGACCCCTTCTATTTCGCCTGGGAGGAAAGTCAGGTGCCGGTAAATGTTGATCCGTTAAAGAAAGACCTGAAGTCGTCACTGGAGAGACAAAAGCTGGCTGAATTGCTCAGCCAGGGAATGGACAACCCCGTGGCGTTCACTGTGCCGCTTCAGTGGGATTTTGAGAGCCAAAACTGGCAGAGCTGCCGGTGGGAGTTCAGACGGAAGCATTTGTTCCTTATCCCGGGCAATTCGCCGGCGGGGCTTCGGCTTCCGCTAAAATCGATTCAACACTTTGATGAGGACAAGCTGGAAGTGAGGCCTGAAAGAAGCCTTTTCGAAGAAGTAAATGCACTACCAGCTATTGGTGATGTGAAAGCGGAGTTTGTAAAAGAAGAAAAGGGCTTTAACAACGATAAAGTAATTTTTAAAACTGCGCTCGGTGTGGAAATCAGGCAGGGAAAGCTGTTTGTGTTTCTTCCTCCGGTGACTCACTTTGAGCATTACATGCTGCTGGTTTCGGCCATCGAGCAAACGGCCGAAAAGCTACAGCTACCCGTGCTGATTGAGGGGTACGACCCGCCGTCCGACAATCGAATTCAAAAGCTCATGATTACGCCAGATCCTGGCGTAATTGAAGTGAACATTCATCCGGCGTCTTCATGGAAGGAGCTCAAGGATAATTACGACATCCTGTACCAAAAGGCGGCAGAAACCAAGTTGGTGACTGAGAAATTCAATCTCGATGGTCGTCACACCGGTACCGGCGGAGGTAATCACGTCACCCTTGGTGGGGTAACGCCAGCCGACAGCCCCTTGCTTCGCCGCCCCGACGTGCTCAAAAGCTTTATCACTTACTGGCAGCACCATCCGGCACTTTCATACCTTTTTTCTACACAATTTATTGGGCCAACCAGCCAGGCACCGAGGGTGGATGAGGGCCGGGACGAAATCCTTTACGAGCTGGAGTTGGCCTTTCAGCAGGTGCCCGACATGAAAGAGGACGATGTACCCTATTGGCTGGTAGACCGAATCTTCCGCAACCTGCTGGTAGACATCACAGGCAACACCCATCGGGCGGAATTTTGTATTGATAAGCTCTATTCACCGGACTCCTCATCCGGCAGGCTGGGTATTTTGGAATTCCGTGGCTTCGATATGCCTCCCCATTACCGCATGAGCATGGTTCAGTTCCTTTTGATCAGAACGCTGCTGAGCTGGTTCTGGAAGACGCCCTACAACCACAAGCTGGTGCGCTGGGGCACATCGTTGCACGACAAGTTTATGCTGCCTCACTATTGTTATAAGGACATGACGGAGGTGGTGAACGACCTCAAGAATGCCGGGTACAACTTCGATGTGTCCTGGTTCGATCCGTTCTTTGCCTTCCGCTTTCCCTTCCTGGGCGAACTGCAGGTCGACGATATTCATGTGGAGCTAAAAATGGGCATCGAGCCGTGGCATGTGTTGGGTGAGGAAATGTCCAACTCCGGCACCGCTCGTTTTGTCGATTCTTCATTGGAAAGGCTACAAGTGAAAATTACCGGATTGACCGAGTCCCGCTACAAGCTGCTTTGCAATGGTTTTGCCATTCCGCTGAAGAATACTGGTACTCAGGGCGAGTATGTGGCAGGCATCCGCTATCGGGCCTGGGCACCTCCATCGGCACTGCATCCCACGCTGGGAGTCGACACTCCTCTGGTGATCGATATCTACGACACATGGACGAAAAAGTCGGTGGCGGCTTGTCAGTACCACGTGGCTCATCCTGGCGGCAGAAACTATGCGACCTTCCCTGTGAATAGCTATGAGGCGGAAGCGAGAAGGGTTTCCCGCTTCTTCGACTTTGGGCATTCTATCAATATGGTGGAGCCCACAGTGATGCAGCCTCAGGCGGCTGGCCGGTTTGTGACCAAAATCAACATCCTGCCCACTTATGATATAAAAATAGAGGAAGTTAATCAGGATTATCCTAACACTATGGATCTGAGAAGGTACAAAGGGCGAAAATAA
- a CDS encoding efflux RND transporter permease subunit: protein MSSISETSIRKPVLAVVLSILLLLFGVVGFSFLGTREFPAVDPPIVTVTSTYAGASPDVIESQITEPLEQAINGIAGVRTISSVSREQASIITVEFNLDVDIEAAANDVRSKVSRAVRSLPPEADPPIIDKADANSQSVMFLTIISNSRNMLELTDFAENVLKERIQTVPGVSGAYVRGARKYSMRLWIDPVKMSAYRIVPQDIEAALKRENIDLPTGRIEGDKTELTIRTDSRLVTPEEFNNMIIKSEGGRQIRFKDLGFAELGSEDDRTNFRGNGAKGLLLSIQPQPNANEIEIADEIYRRLDAMKDEVPADIEIRVANDYTKPIRKSIEEVEETLLIAFILVTMVIFAFLRDWRSTFIPVIAIPISIISSFFIMYIAGFSINVLTLVAIVLAIGLVCDDAIVVLENIFAKVEQGIPPFQAAIQGSKEIYFAIISTTITLVSVFIPIIFMQGLTGRLFLEFGVVLAGSILVSALVALTLSPMMCAVLLKKHSKPSRFYAVTEKFYEGLGAGYAKSLAAFMKYRWLSFVVVALMFGMIAFFGTQLKSELAPLEDRGIIRASVKAPEGVSFEYMDKYMEELDAWVLDNVPEVRTTVALTAVIPGGGAFSPVNSGAENIFLVDASERERSQDEIFKQISKGFEQFTAVRAFPAQPPTIGARFGGLPVQYVIQAPDVESLIEMLPKFLNAAQEHPDLKFVDSDFKVNKPELKLRINREKANELHVPVFDIARSIQLAYSGQRYGYFIMGGKQYQVIGQLSRENRNEPVDLKAINVRNSLGEMVSLDNLIYYEESVSSAAIYRYNRYVSATVSAGIIDGKTLGDGIKAMDEVAAEILPANFKTELAGQSKEYADSSSSLLFAFMLALVLIYLVLSAQFESFVDPLIILFTVPMSMAGALLSLYVMDLTLNIFSQIGIIMLVGLVTKNGILIVEFANQRKAEGVTRLDSVIEAAHARFRPILMTTFATILGILPIALSIGSAAGSRQSLGVAVVGGMIISSFLTLYIIPAIYSYISSKRTFDPEVKAAERMERHRKIAANL from the coding sequence ATGAGTAGTATTTCTGAAACCAGTATTCGTAAGCCTGTACTAGCTGTAGTGCTCTCCATCTTGCTTTTGCTCTTTGGAGTGGTTGGCTTCTCATTTCTTGGCACGAGGGAATTTCCCGCAGTCGATCCCCCGATTGTCACTGTTACCAGCACCTATGCTGGTGCCAGTCCCGACGTGATCGAATCTCAGATCACCGAGCCGCTGGAGCAAGCCATTAACGGTATAGCAGGTGTGCGCACCATTTCATCGGTTTCAAGAGAGCAGGCAAGTATCATCACTGTTGAGTTCAATCTCGATGTAGACATAGAAGCGGCAGCTAATGACGTCCGCAGCAAGGTATCGAGGGCGGTAAGGAGCCTTCCTCCAGAAGCTGATCCACCTATCATAGACAAAGCCGACGCCAACTCACAGTCGGTGATGTTTCTTACCATCATCAGCAACAGCCGCAACATGCTGGAGTTGACCGATTTTGCGGAGAATGTACTGAAAGAAAGAATCCAGACAGTTCCCGGCGTGAGTGGCGCCTATGTGAGGGGTGCCAGAAAGTACTCCATGCGGCTTTGGATTGATCCGGTAAAAATGTCGGCCTACCGCATTGTGCCCCAGGATATTGAGGCTGCCTTGAAAAGAGAGAATATCGACTTGCCCACAGGCAGGATTGAGGGGGACAAAACAGAACTAACCATCCGCACCGATAGCAGACTGGTAACACCTGAAGAGTTCAACAACATGATCATCAAATCGGAAGGTGGCCGACAGATCAGGTTCAAGGACTTAGGGTTTGCGGAGCTAGGCAGCGAAGATGACCGAACCAACTTTCGGGGCAATGGCGCTAAAGGCCTGCTGCTGAGTATACAGCCGCAGCCCAACGCCAATGAAATTGAGATTGCCGACGAGATTTACAGAAGGCTGGATGCCATGAAGGACGAGGTACCCGCCGACATTGAAATAAGGGTAGCCAACGACTATACCAAGCCCATTAGAAAGTCCATTGAGGAAGTAGAGGAAACGCTGCTTATCGCCTTTATTCTGGTGACCATGGTGATTTTCGCCTTTCTGCGTGACTGGCGGTCGACCTTCATTCCGGTAATCGCCATCCCCATCTCCATTATTTCGTCGTTCTTCATCATGTACATTGCCGGGTTCTCCATCAATGTGCTCACCCTGGTAGCAATTGTACTGGCCATCGGCCTTGTGTGCGACGACGCCATTGTGGTACTGGAGAACATCTTTGCCAAAGTAGAACAAGGCATCCCTCCTTTCCAGGCGGCCATACAGGGATCAAAGGAAATTTACTTCGCCATTATTTCCACGACTATAACGCTCGTATCAGTATTCATCCCGATCATTTTCATGCAGGGATTGACAGGCCGTTTGTTCCTGGAGTTTGGTGTGGTGCTGGCGGGCTCCATTCTTGTGTCGGCACTCGTGGCGCTCACGCTGTCGCCGATGATGTGTGCAGTTTTGCTGAAAAAACACAGCAAGCCTTCCCGTTTCTATGCTGTAACTGAGAAGTTTTATGAGGGCTTGGGTGCAGGTTATGCCAAAAGTCTGGCGGCATTTATGAAGTATCGGTGGCTATCGTTCGTCGTAGTTGCTCTGATGTTTGGCATGATCGCTTTCTTTGGCACTCAATTGAAGTCAGAACTGGCACCTTTGGAAGACAGGGGTATCATTCGTGCCTCGGTAAAGGCTCCCGAGGGAGTTTCGTTTGAGTACATGGACAAGTACATGGAAGAGCTGGACGCCTGGGTGCTGGACAACGTACCGGAGGTGAGAACTACTGTTGCTCTTACGGCCGTGATCCCCGGAGGCGGTGCCTTCAGTCCGGTAAACAGCGGCGCTGAAAACATCTTCCTGGTGGATGCAAGTGAGAGAGAACGGTCGCAGGACGAGATATTCAAGCAAATATCAAAAGGCTTTGAACAGTTTACGGCCGTGAGGGCTTTCCCTGCGCAGCCGCCAACCATCGGAGCCCGATTCGGCGGACTACCAGTACAATATGTTATTCAGGCTCCTGACGTAGAAAGCCTGATTGAGATGCTGCCGAAGTTTCTCAATGCCGCACAGGAGCACCCTGACCTAAAGTTTGTGGACAGCGACTTCAAAGTAAACAAGCCCGAGCTGAAGCTGCGCATCAACCGTGAGAAGGCCAATGAGCTGCATGTGCCAGTGTTTGATATTGCCAGATCCATTCAGCTTGCGTACAGCGGGCAGCGCTACGGCTACTTCATCATGGGAGGCAAGCAATACCAGGTGATAGGGCAGCTCTCAAGAGAGAACAGAAACGAGCCGGTTGATCTAAAAGCGATCAATGTACGAAACAGCCTAGGCGAAATGGTATCGCTCGACAACCTGATTTACTATGAGGAATCGGTGAGTTCTGCGGCCATCTACCGGTATAACCGTTATGTGTCTGCCACAGTATCGGCTGGCATCATCGACGGAAAAACACTTGGAGATGGCATCAAGGCCATGGATGAAGTGGCCGCTGAAATATTACCAGCCAACTTCAAAACAGAGCTTGCCGGGCAATCGAAAGAATATGCCGATAGCTCGTCAAGTTTGTTATTCGCTTTCATGCTGGCCCTGGTGCTAATTTATCTCGTGCTTTCTGCTCAGTTTGAAAGCTTCGTCGATCCTCTGATCATCCTTTTTACCGTGCCTATGTCTATGGCGGGGGCCTTGCTCAGCCTTTACGTCATGGATCTTACGTTGAACATCTTCAGCCAGATTGGCATCATTATGCTGGTGGGCCTGGTGACCAAAAACGGCATCCTGATTGTGGAGTTCGCCAACCAGCGAAAAGCTGAGGGCGTCACCAGGCTCGATTCGGTAATTGAAGCGGCTCATGCCCGTTTCAGACCCATATTGATGACAACCTTTGCCACCATCCTCGGCATTCTACCCATCGCTCTTTCTATCGGATCAGCTGCGGGCAGCCGCCAAAGTCTGGGTGTGGCCGTTGTAGGCGGAATGATTATCTCCAGCTTCCTTACATTGTACATCATCCCAGCCATCTACTCCTACATTTCCAGCAAACGGACATTTGACCCCGAGGTAAAGGCTGCCGAAAGAATGGAGAGACATCGCAAGATCGCAGCTAATTTATAA
- a CDS encoding transglutaminase family protein, with product MKYRVTHITKYDYQTPTALCHNIVVQSPARLPFQQVKSYRYNIFPEPNYLATRKDFFDNEFMYFSVQKTHQKLLVESKSEVEIGMPAWANLDSKQTEPWEDVVSWLQTTDAMNDIRQFYLESTHVSFIPGVKEYTLESFTPGRPVMDAMLDLNKRINKDFKFTPGFTDISTPLEEVFKHRKGVCQDFAHFSLACVRSLGLAAKYVSGYIETIPPPGKPKMVGADASHAWNAVYIPSIGWVEFDATNNLLVKDQHIRVAFGRDFADVVPLKGIVYSNGGQKMVVTVDVKRLD from the coding sequence ATGAAATACAGAGTCACCCACATTACGAAATACGATTACCAAACGCCTACGGCGCTGTGCCACAATATTGTGGTTCAAAGTCCGGCCCGGCTTCCTTTTCAGCAGGTGAAATCGTATAGGTACAATATTTTCCCCGAGCCCAATTACCTGGCTACCCGCAAAGACTTTTTTGACAATGAGTTCATGTATTTTTCGGTGCAAAAAACACATCAGAAGCTGCTGGTGGAGTCGAAAAGTGAGGTGGAAATAGGGATGCCTGCCTGGGCAAACCTTGACTCAAAGCAAACCGAACCCTGGGAAGACGTGGTGAGCTGGTTGCAAACCACCGATGCCATGAACGATATTCGCCAGTTTTACCTGGAGTCTACACATGTGAGCTTTATACCCGGGGTAAAAGAATACACGCTGGAGTCGTTTACACCCGGCAGGCCTGTGATGGATGCCATGCTTGATCTCAACAAGCGGATCAATAAAGATTTTAAATTCACGCCTGGCTTTACCGACATCAGCACCCCTTTGGAAGAAGTATTCAAACACAGAAAAGGTGTTTGTCAGGACTTTGCCCACTTTTCCCTTGCCTGTGTGCGGTCTCTTGGTTTGGCCGCAAAGTATGTGAGCGGTTATATCGAAACGATCCCCCCTCCCGGCAAACCCAAGATGGTGGGTGCCGATGCCTCCCATGCATGGAATGCAGTCTACATTCCCAGCATTGGTTGGGTAGAGTTCGATGCTACCAACAATTTGCTTGTTAAAGATCAGCACATCAGAGTGGCTTTTGGGCGTGACTTTGCCGACGTGGTGCCGCTGAAGGGCATTGTTTATAGCAATGGAGGCCAGAAAATGGTGGTGACGGTAGATGTGAAACGCTTGGATTGA